One Belonocnema kinseyi isolate 2016_QV_RU_SX_M_011 chromosome 6, B_treatae_v1, whole genome shotgun sequence genomic region harbors:
- the LOC117174399 gene encoding protein big brother-like has product MMMHAMSEHAGGAGGLGVGVLPFDGMGLYEQPRPRFVFKMPRVVPDQKAKFESEELFRRLSRESEVKYTGYRDRPLEERQVRFQNGCREGHTEIAFAATGTNLQLVFGVASGNFAGDPRECDFDKEHGKVHLKSHLIMNGVCVTWRGWFDLERLDGVGCLEYDEERANEEDLLLRDQLERYNQRLREFEEKQRTYRSGGVQPPHLNHHHHHHHHHHGHHAHHGVGGTGATAGGGVEPHLTHRQDPDMEVRLRAY; this is encoded by the exons ATGATGATGCACGCTATGAGCGAGCACGCGGGAGGTGCTGGGGGTTTGGGAGTAGGAGTTTTACCTTTCGATGGTATGGGACTTTATGAACAACCACGTCCTCGTTTTGTCTTCAAGATGCCAAGGGTGGTTCCGGACCAAAAAGCCAAGTTTGAAAGTGAAGAACTTTTTAGAAGACTGAGCCGTGAAAGTGAG GTAAAATATACAGGCTACAGAGACCGACCACTAGAAGAAAGACAAGTACGCTTTCAAAATGGTTGTCGGGAGGGTCATACGGAAATTGCTTTTGCAGCGACTGGTACGAATCTCCAACTCGTCTTTGGTGTGGCATCTGGAAACTTTGCAGGCGACCCTCGCGAATGTGATTTTGACAAAGAACACggcaag gTTCATCTGAAGTCTCACCTAATCATGAACGGTGTTTGTGTAACGTGGCGGGGCTGGTTCGATCTGGAGCGACTGGATGGTGTTGGATGTTTGGAATACGACGAAGAAAGAGCCAATGAAGAAGATCTTCTTCTCCGAGACCAACTGGAACGATACAATCAACGCCTTCGAGAATTCGAAGAAAAACAAAGAACCTACAGAAGTGGAGGCGTTCAGCCTCCTCATCTCAATCATCACCATCATCACCACCACCATCACCATGGACACCATGCTCACCATGGAGTCGGCGGCACCGGTGCAACTGCAGGCGGTGGCGTTGAACCTCACCTTACCCACAGACAGGATCCCGACATGGAAGTCAGACTTCGTGCTTATTAG